Proteins found in one Fusarium oxysporum Fo47 chromosome V, complete sequence genomic segment:
- a CDS encoding kinase-like domain-containing protein, translated as MECLKDKFVGGALLKGRYQTISPLNHGSFGMVFKAQDLVTNEPVAIKCLTKRSACPDADSDFAIDEKSEEQALHSRLGTHRNIVNLIDSFETDSHIYLVLEFCGQGDLYEAIRKGHGPLETEHVRQFMIELIDAVDYMHSKGVYHRDIKPENIFLTQDGAMKLGDFGLATTEKWSYEMTVGSDRYMAPEQFDSAGAGYSPAEADIWAIGICLLNILFSRNPFTTPTEADPLFLDYSRDKQSLFDVFPSMSQDTYEVLVQCMNLDPRRRSLEGAREALLRVVTFTTDDEDDDEYCGAESPNVATANREPLRTPSIQSPAVDTGAFPWAKALHGTTHLGRQLSVIPDDESYTEDLFPKSEATTTDWCSANMQTPMSSVYDSHLGASMKSLAIKPTARFNRSSATAGSLPINMAKPMPAMSMVFGRRQETVSKSWSDMWDEDEEEEEMEQQRQMLQELNARTWSQESKEEKNVEEEEEEEQVMKTDIVQPEPESASHTHDIKGDVDDDLVADGFFFQEAPTPKPQQITITPHYSHSPMSKPRSSLDKWAALGERRRGQTATLDSIKSVDFSKPRRHNFGFGYNKSYEAGVWDHSNYHHKFGAAKERSNSKECPWNKGRDWNWRRDRRTDLGDVEWVGGW; from the coding sequence ATGGAATGCCTCAAGGACAAGTTCGTTGGCGGTGCCCTTCTCAAAGGACGTTATCAGACCATCTCCCCTCTCAACCACGGATCTTTTGGTATGGTGTTTAAGGCCCAGGATCTTGTAACCAATGAGCCTGTTGCTATCAAGTGCCTCACCAAGAGAAGTGCCTGCCCCGATGCCGATTCCGATTTCGCTATCGACGAGAAGTCGGAGGAACAGGCCCTCCACAGCCGCCTTGGAACCCACCGAaacatcgtcaacctcaTTGATTCGTTCGAGACCGATTCTCACATCTATCTCGTCCTCGAGTTTTGTGGTCAGGGCGATCTTTACGAAGCAATCCGAAAGGGTCACGGTCCTCTCGAGACGGAGCATGTTCGCCAATTCATGATCGAGCTCATCGATGCCGTCGATTACATGCACTCTAAGGGAGTCTACCATCGCGATATCAAGCCCGAGAACATCTTCCTCACTCAGGACGGTGCCATGAAGCTCGGTGATTTCGGTCTGGCAACTACAGAGAAGTGGTCTTATGAGATGACTGTTGGCAGCGATCGTTACATGGCTCCTGAACAATTCGACTCGGCCGGCGCCGGTTACTCGCCTGCCGAAGCGGATATCTGGGCCATTGGTATCTGCCTGCTCaacatcctcttctctcgcAATCCTTTCACCACCCCCACCGAGGCTGATCCCCTGTTCCTCGACTACTCTCGGGACAAGCAGTCCTTGTTCGACGTCTTCCCCTCCATGTCTCAAGATACGTATGAGGTCCTCGTGCAGTGCATGAACCTTGACCCCAGGCGACGCTCACTGGAGGGTGCCCGTGAAGCTCTGCTCCGCGTGGTCACTTTCACCaccgacgacgaggatgatgatgagtaCTGTGGTGCCGAGTCTCCCAACGTGGCCACCGCCAACCGCGAGCCTCTCCGCACCCCTTCAATTCAGTCTCCCGCCGTCGATACCGGTGCTTTCCCCTGGGCCAAGGCTCTCCATGGTACCACTCATCTTGGTCGTCAACTCAGTGTCATCCCCGATGACGAGAGTTACACCGAGGATCTCTTCCCTAAGTCAGAAGCGACTACCACCGACTGGTGCTCCGCCAACATGCAGACCCCCATGTCGTCCGTTTACGACTCTCACTTGGGCGCCTCCATGAAGTCTCTTGCCATCAAGCCCACTGCTCGATTCAACCGATCTTCGGCAACTGCTGGCTCCCTTCCAATCAACATGGCCAAGCCTATGCCAGCTATGTCCATGGTCTTTGGTCGACGTCAAGAAACTGTGTCTAAGAGCTGGAGTGACATgtgggatgaggatgaggaagaggaggaaatgGAACAGCAGCGGCAGATGCTTCAGGAGCTTAATGCCAGGACTTGGAGCCAGGAGAgtaaggaggagaagaatgtggaggaggaggaggaggaggaacaggTCATGAAGACCGACATTGTACAGCCTGAACCCGAGTCGGCGTCGCATACTCACGACATCAAGGGTGACGTGGATGATGACTTGGTCGCTGAtggtttcttcttccaagaAGCCCCAACCCCCAAGCCTCAACAAATCACCATCACTCCTCATTACTCGCACTCGCCCATGAGCAAACCGAGAAGTTCTCTGGACAAGTGGGCGGCATTGGGTGAGCGACGCCGCGGTCAAACTGCTACTTTGGATTCTATTAAGTCGGTGGACTTTTCTAAGCCACGACGACACAATTTTGGTTTTGGATACAACAAATCTTATGAAGCGGGCGTTTGGGATCATTCTAATTATCACCACAAATTTGGGGCCGCTAAAGAACGGTCTAACAGCAAGGAATGTCCCTGGAACAAGGGCAGAGATTGGAACTGGCGTCGGGATCGACGCACCGATCTTGGAGACGTTGAGTGGGTTGGAGGTTGGTAA